The Meiothermus sp. QL-1 DNA window GCTGACCCAGGGCGGCATGGCCCTGCTGGCCCTGGGCATGTTTGTCCTGATTGCAACCGGGTGGGTGCGCTACCCCCATGTGCTGGTATTTGCCTTCATGTACGGGCTTTTCAACGCCATGGACCTGCCCGTGCGGCAGGCCTACACAGTCGAGCTGGCCGGGCGCGAGCGCTATCCCGGGGCCATCGCCCTCAACTCCTTCGGCTTCAACGCTTCGCGCCTTCTAGGCCCGGCCCTGGCTGGGCTTTTGATCGCGGGGCTGGGTCTCGCCTGGAGCTATTTGGCCAATGCCCTCTCTTTTCTTCCCCTGCTCTGGGTGCTCTTTGTAAACCCGGCCCGGCCGGTGCGACGCGCCCCTGGGGGGATGGTGGCCGATGCCCTGGAGGGGCTGCGCTTCGTCTGGAAGGAGCCTTTGGTGCGGCAGGTGGTGGTCCTGGTTGGGCTCACCAGCCTTTTGGGCATGAACTTTCAGACCATTGTTCCGGCCTACGCGCGGCTCGAGCTGGGCCTCAATGCCCAGGGCTTCGGTTTCCTGATGTCGGCGGTGGGGCTAGGCTCGATTCTGGCTGCCCTAATCCAGGCCATCACCTCCAGGGCCCGCCCCTTGCGGGCGGTGCTGGGGGGTGCGCTTTTGGGCCTGGCCCTCCTAGCCCTGGGCCTGCCCCTGCCCCCTGGCTGGGCGGCCTTCTTTTTCGGGCTGGCGGGCCTGGGGATGATTACCACCCTCATCAACGCCAACACCACTGTCCAGCTCCTGGCCCCAGACCGCATCCGGGGCCGGGTGATGGCCATTTACTCCATGGTGCTTTTAGGTACCGGGCCGCTGGGCGCCTACTTTTCGGGCCTCCTCATCGATGTCTGGGGGGCCCGGGCCGGGGTGGCGGTGCTGGGGGGGCTGACGCTGGCCGCGGCCCTTTGGATGATTCGCTTTCCCTGGCCGAGGGTGCTCGCTCCTGCTGCTTCCCTTTCCAAGCTCCAGACCGCCTCCGACTAGTGCAGGGCCCATGGGCCCGGTATGCTGACGGGGTGGAGGTTTTGTCGGCCCTCGAGGCCCGCTTTGGCCTGCGCCTCACCCCTTTGGTGGGGGGTGCGGAGGCGCGCACCTTTGCCGGGGATGGGCTGGTCTTCAAAATCTACCCTCCGGAGGCCTCTGCCCAGCCCGGGGGCATCCTGGCTGCGCGACTGGAAGCTTTGAACATGACCAAGGCCGGGTTAGGGGACTGGGTGGTGGAGGCCTTTGCTATGGGGCAGCACGGGGTGCTGGTCACCCGGCGCTACCCCGGGGCCAACTTCACCCCCGAGGCCTGCACCCAGGCGGCCTTGGATGAGCTGGCCAGTTTTTTTGTGCGCCTGCACGCCATTGCCGAGCCGGGGGTGGTGAGCCGGGCCCGCCTGGAGGAGCGGCTTGGGCAGTTCGGCCGCACCCTGCACGACCTGCCCGAGGCCCAGCGGTTGGTGCGCTGGCTTTGGCCGCATATCGAGGAGGTGGCCGGAACCCCCCAGGCCTTCTGCCATCGCGATCCCCATGCGGGCAACATCCTCCTCAGGCACCCCGAAGCCCAGGGGGTGCCGGCGGCTTTATTGGTGGACTGGGTGCGGGCCCAGCCCGACGACCCGGCCCGCGACCTGGCCATCCTGACCACAGGAACCCTGGACCTCCTCGGGGAAGAGAGGGCCCGCGCCGTGCTGCGACAGGTGGTCTGCAGCTACCCCGAGCCGCTTCCCCTGTGGCGCCGCCTGCGCTTCTGGGTGCCCCTCACCTATTTGCACGACATCCACTGGTTTCGCACCAAGAACCCCTCCGGCTTCGCGGCGGCGGTGTCCGAGAAGCTGCCTAGGGCCCTTAGGTTCTACCAGGAGTTCGAGCCCAGGCCCTTCTAGCAAAAAAGCGCCACTGGGGTGGCGCTTTTGGTGGGCGATGTAGGATTTGAACCTACGACCCCACGCGTGTGAAGCGTGTGCTCTCCCGCTGAGCTAATCGCCCGGGGCCTGCTGTAGGCAGAAGTAAGGGTAGCACCCGCTTGGGGCGGTGTCAAGCTATGATGGGCGGCATGCAGGCCTTGCTGGTAAAAATTGGGGGCAGCCTGAGGGAGGCGGGGGCCATACTAGACGAACTTTGCGCCTACCCGGGGCCCTTGGTGTTGGTGCATGGTGGGGGACCCCGGATTGGGGCCTGGCTGGAGCGGCTGGGTTTTGAGAGCCGCTTCCACCAGGGGCTGCGGGTTACCCCCCCTGAGCAGATGGAGGTGGTGGAGATGGTGCTCACCGCCCTGGGCAAGGAGCTGGCCGAAGGGCTTTCGCGCCGGGGTCGGGCTGCGGTGGCCCTCTCGGGCCGGGACGCTTTGCTGCTGCAGGCGCAGGTGCTGGACCCGGCTTTGGGCCGGGTGGGCGAGGTTCGGGCGGTCAACGTGGACCTGCTCGCGCAGATGCTTCGGGCTGGACTCACCCCTTTGGTGGCCCCTATCGGACTGGACGACGCCGGCCCCCTCAACATCAATGCCGACACGGCGGCGGGGGCCATCGCCGGGGCCCTGGGGCTGCCGGCCCTTTTCCTGACCGACGTGGTGGGGGTGCTGCGCGACCCCCAGGACCCCACCAGCCGTCTGGCGCTGCTAAGGCGGGAGGAGGCCGAGGCCCTGATTGGGGCGGGGGTCATCCACGGGGGGATGGTGCCCAAGGTGGGGGCAGCGCTCCACGCGCTGGCCCGGGGGGCTCCCTGGGCCACCATTGCCCGTGGAGAGCCGGGGGTGCTGCGGGGGGTGCTCGAGGGCCACCTGGGCACCCGGTTGGTGGGCTAGCGGCGGGGCTGGCTCAGGAGCTCGCCCATCCGCCGGCGGACGGCCTCGAGCTGCGCCGGGTCCTTGGCCCAGTCGCGCATGCTGCGGGCCATCTCCTCGGCGGCGGTGCCCAGCCGCAGGTGCAGCCCCCGCTCGCGCAGCAGCCGCAGGTACTCGTAGTCCTCCACCCCATCCCGCACCCACTTGGCCCGGATGGAGGGCACCACCCGGTCGGGCCATCCCACGGCCTGGCCGGGGTAGAACCATAGGCCGTCTCCGTTGTAGACCTTTCCGGCGTCGAAGTAGCGCACGTCGGTCCAGGGGTCCTGGCCGCGGTCCAGATCGTAGTAGTCGGCGGCCCAGGCCAGGATGCCGCTAAAGCCTAGGTTGTAGGCCAAAAATCCGCTGGAAATGCGCCAGTTGAGGGGGCTGTAGTCTAAAAGCCACTGGGGGGCGTAGGGGGTCTTGGGGTTGAGCAGGGCGGTGTAGTACCAGAAGCTGCTGCCCCGGCGTCGGGCTTCTTCCCAGAGCCCGCTGCGCCGCGCTTCCTCGTACATCTCGGCGTTGAGGGCAAAGATATCGACCAGAGGCCTTCCGCTTCCGTCGTCC harbors:
- a CDS encoding MFS transporter, whose product is MLALALLRDPRYRTYWLALFLSQMGTWMQAATQGWLVLELTGSAERLGLVVALQFLPSLLFSLPAGVLSDRYSRRNLLLLTQGGMALLALGMFVLIATGWVRYPHVLVFAFMYGLFNAMDLPVRQAYTVELAGRERYPGAIALNSFGFNASRLLGPALAGLLIAGLGLAWSYLANALSFLPLLWVLFVNPARPVRRAPGGMVADALEGLRFVWKEPLVRQVVVLVGLTSLLGMNFQTIVPAYARLELGLNAQGFGFLMSAVGLGSILAALIQAITSRARPLRAVLGGALLGLALLALGLPLPPGWAAFFFGLAGLGMITTLINANTTVQLLAPDRIRGRVMAIYSMVLLGTGPLGAYFSGLLIDVWGARAGVAVLGGLTLAAALWMIRFPWPRVLAPAASLSKLQTASD
- a CDS encoding phosphotransferase family protein, with translation MEVLSALEARFGLRLTPLVGGAEARTFAGDGLVFKIYPPEASAQPGGILAARLEALNMTKAGLGDWVVEAFAMGQHGVLVTRRYPGANFTPEACTQAALDELASFFVRLHAIAEPGVVSRARLEERLGQFGRTLHDLPEAQRLVRWLWPHIEEVAGTPQAFCHRDPHAGNILLRHPEAQGVPAALLVDWVRAQPDDPARDLAILTTGTLDLLGEERARAVLRQVVCSYPEPLPLWRRLRFWVPLTYLHDIHWFRTKNPSGFAAAVSEKLPRALRFYQEFEPRPF
- the argB gene encoding acetylglutamate kinase gives rise to the protein MQALLVKIGGSLREAGAILDELCAYPGPLVLVHGGGPRIGAWLERLGFESRFHQGLRVTPPEQMEVVEMVLTALGKELAEGLSRRGRAAVALSGRDALLLQAQVLDPALGRVGEVRAVNVDLLAQMLRAGLTPLVAPIGLDDAGPLNINADTAAGAIAGALGLPALFLTDVVGVLRDPQDPTSRLALLRREEAEALIGAGVIHGGMVPKVGAALHALARGAPWATIARGEPGVLRGVLEGHLGTRLVG